Proteins co-encoded in one Callospermophilus lateralis isolate mCalLat2 chromosome 2, mCalLat2.hap1, whole genome shotgun sequence genomic window:
- the Phyhd1 gene encoding phytanoyl-CoA dioxygenase domain-containing protein 1 codes for MACLSPLQLQKFQEDGFLVLEGFLSVDECEAMKQRIGEIVAEMDVPPHCRIEFSTQHEEQLRAQGSTNYFLSSGDKIRFFFEKGVLDNKGNFLVHPEKSVNKIGHALHAHDPVFRSVTHSPKVQALARSLGLQMPVVVQSMYIFKQPHFGGEASPHQDASFLYTEPLGRVLGMWMALEDATLENGCLWFIPGSHTSGVSRRMIRAPAGSWPATSFLGAEPDWDNSLFVPTPVQKGALVLIHGEVVHKSEQNLSDHSRQAYTFHLMEATGTVWSPENWLQPTAELPFPALYT; via the exons ATGGCCTGCCTGAGCCCCTTGCAGCTCCAGAAG TTCCAGGAGGATGGATTCCTGGTGCTGGAAGGATTCTTGTCTGTGGACGAGTGTGAGGCTATGAAACAAAGGATTGGTGAGATCGTGGCCGAGATGGATGTCCCTCCCCACTGCCGCATAGAATTTTCCACCCAACACGAGGAACAGCTTCGAGCACAG GGAAGCACAAACTATTTCTTGAGCAGTGGTGACAAGATTCGATTCTTCTTTGAGAAAGGTGTTTTGGACAATAAAG GAAATTTCTTGGTGCATCCAGAGAAATCAGTCAACAAAATTGGTCACG CTCTGCATGCCCATGACCCTGTCTTCAGGAGTGTCACACATTCCCCCAAGGTGCAG GCCTTGGCCAGAAGTCTGGGCCTCCAGATGCCTGTGGTGGTGCAGAGCATGTACATCTTCAAG CAACCTCACTTTGGTGGTGAAG CCTCCCCTCACCAGGATGCCTCGTTCCTGTACACGGAGCCCCTGGGCCGGGTGCTGGGCATGTGGATGGCACTGGAGGATGCCACGCTGGAGAATGGCTGCCTTTGGTTCATCCCTGGCTCCCACACCA GCGGAGTGTCAAGAAGGATGATCCGGGCTCCTGCTGGCTCATGGCCTGCTACCAGCTTCCTCGGAGCAGAGCCAGACTGGGATAACAGCCTCTTTGTGCCCACACCAGTGCAGAAAG GGGCCCTGGTCTTGATCCATGGAGAGGTGGTGCACAAGAGTGAGCAGAACCTTTCAGACCACTCACGCCAGGCCTACACTTTCCACCTCATGGAAGCCACTGGCACCGTCTGGAGCCCAGAGAACTG GCTCCAGCCGACAGCTGAGCTACCGTTTCCTGCCTTGtacacttaa